From Dryobates pubescens isolate bDryPub1 chromosome 40, bDryPub1.pri, whole genome shotgun sequence:
gggctgtaacaaccccccccccactgccccccccctCGGGGGTGGcatttttctccttatttttctttttctcattattttttttcatcttttttgttttgtttttttctgtttggatttttttttttctttttggttttttttttctttttggatttttttctttttttttttaatctttttttttttcaatcttttttttttcctttttttttttttttttttcccttttttagaaaacagaggaggaaaaaaaaaaaaagcctccagGAGGGAgcaaattggggggggggagggaggggaagaggggggagggagggggggggggctgcctcTCTTTGTAGGGGGAGGGGGGTCggggaaaaaaaccagcaacccccccccccccctcgaAGCacaggacccccccccccccccgcgggGGCTCAGGGATCTCCCCCAGGcgatggcagcagcagtgggggaggggCAGCACCGGACAAGgttgaggggagggggggagggggtgtgggggtgtccCGGTAcagcccccctcacccccccccccccccggcagccgGTGAGAGGTGCCACAGGCCGGGCCCCCCCCCGGCCGCTACTTGGGGTAGGGGtaggggaaggctccaggctccGACGGCGACTCGATGGGGCCATGGCTCGGGGCGGCAGAAGCGTCCTGCGGGGAGGGGGTAGCACAGCAtggaccccccccccaacaaaggGAAAGGGCACCCcccacttccccccaccctccagccccccttCACCGcaacccccccccggccccccccggGGGCAGCTCTCACCTCCAGCGGCAGCGTGGGCGGCACCGGGGGgtagggagggaggaaggctccGGGGACCGCCGCGGCGGTGGGCAcgtactgggggggggggcaaagcAAGAGGCTCAAGAGGAGGTCTGGGGgtgtagggggggggggggtcaggggttaatggagagggagggggggggtccTTACCGTGCCGGCACTGCCGAGGGAGAGGTGGCCGAGCTGCTGGGCCAGGGGGGCCACCACGGACGGCTGGAGGGGCACAGCGTGGTCCACAGCAGGGGCCAGCACCGCCCCCTGCACGGCGCCGTCAGCAgcggggaggggctgggggcggcactggggctggggggggggctggctaTAGGCTCAGGGTcactggggctggggtcccGGGGGGGCTGGCTATAGGCTCAGGGTcactggggctggggtcccGGGGGGGCTGGCTATAGGCTCAGGGTCACTGGGGCTGGGGTCCACGAGGGGCTGGCTATAGGCTCAGGGTcactggggctggggtcccggggggggctggaggagtggacacagggagggggcagaaggAGACCCAGGGcgtggggctgtgggcagggcttGTGGGAAGAGGGGCGGAGCGCTGGGAGTGGCTTACGCAAAGTGGGCGGGGCTTGAGTGaccgggctggggctgggcaatGGAGAGGAGAGCCGGGAGAGCTGGGGGCGGGGCCATGGCGGGGGTGGGCGGGGCCCAAGCTCACCGTGGGCTGCACGAGGTAGGATTggtgcatccaggcagggccgtggacctgcagaagcagccagggTAGGAGCGGGGCAGGGGCTCCTCTGAGGACCCCACACCCTCCCCTCCACCGAGAGaccccccccagggacccctcctccaCCCAGGggacttcccctcccccccccttacCCCCTCCCCATACCTGGTAGGAGGAGACTGGGGAAGGCAGATAGGGGGCCAGGGCCGTGGGGGCCAGCATCCGGCTGGGGGCCAGGCCGTAGGGTGCTGGGTAGAAcctgttggggggaggggggtaagggtggagctgttcaggagttgggggggtgggcacagggggctggcagccccccagccccctcgaggaagggtctgcagggggccagcaggggcacccagcaggggcacccacccGTTCTGCAGCGCTGTCGCAGGGTCGTAGGCCAAGGTCACggtgccctggggggcagcaaaaGGCTCAgcgctgccctgcagccccctccccagctccagcagccagggggggctggcccccacccccccccccagggccctccccTCTCACCGCATCGCCGTCCCGGGTCCAGGCCCTGCCGTTGGGCACAAacttgccctggctctgccgCTTCTTCTGGCCCCCGTCGGCGAACTTACAGAGCAGGGGGtccgggggggctggggagggggcagccacagctggcAGTCAGCCCtcactccctgcccccctcccacggccccccccccccctccccaggaccctccccccacccccagcccacctGGCACCCCTGGGGGGGTCTTGATGTATTTGCCGTTGAAGTGGCTGATCACCGCCTCGCACTTCTCGGTCGACTCCATCCTGGGAGGGacgaggctgggctgggggccacccggggggacccctccccccaaaaaccccagcagccccctggcccCACACCTGGCCCCCTCCCCATGCTCCTGGGCAACCCCAGGCCCCACACAGACCTTTCCCCCAGGCTCCGTGCAGCAGCCCCCATCCTCTGAGGCaccccccccagagcccacTCTAGGCTGCAGCAGAGACCCCTCCCCTAGGCTGCACCAGAGTCCCCCCCCCTCAGGATGCAGCAGAGACCCCCTCCCCTAGGCTGCACTAgagccaccccccccccctcaggATGCACCAGAGACCCCCTCCCCTAGGCTGCACTAGAGCCACCCCCCTCAGGATGCAGCagagacccccacccccaggatgCACCAGagaccccccccctgccccaagctcTGTGGACCCTCACACAGCCCCCTCCCAAGCTCCCCCCTTTGCCCTTTTCCTATGCaatccccagcccccccccagcccccccttccacacccccccccccccaaaccccaggcagcctctccagcgcccccccagcgccccccctTACCGTGCAAAGCCCACCCCTCGGCTGGCCCCGTGGGGGTCCCGCAGGATGCGGGTGGAGACCACCTGCCCGAAGGGCTTCAGCAgggcctccagctcctgctcgtCCACCCCCAGGGGCAGGTTGGAGATGTAGAGGTTGGTTGGGTCCTGCTCCTGttgctggtgggaggggggggggggggctcaagGAGCTGGCCAGGCCCCGGGGGAGGGTCCTGGATGGGGGGTGGGTGAGAAATGGGGACCCCCGCCCCCCCAAGAGGGGGCTGTGCTGTACCTTGGCCATCTGTGCCTGCACCCCGCTGGCCTTGAGAGCTGTCacagccttctgggctgccgtGGGGCTGTCGAAGTCCACGAAGCCATAgccttggggggagggggggaggggggggacacAGAGACAACACAGCAGGGGGACACAGTGGGGTGAGAagagcccccccaaaaccccccagacaccccccccccttaaagcccccacccccctgcagccccctccaacCTTTGCACTTGTTGGTCGTCTTGTCCAGGATGGCTTTGGTGGAGACAATCTTCCcatagctggggggggggagacacacaaaagggggtggggggctcagtgcaggggcagagggggggcagcagagcctcccagctGACAGGGGGTCTcgggatggggggggagggggcggttCTTAGCCCCTCACTCACGGCTGGCAGAGCTTGACAAGGTCCTGGTCCGTGGTCCCGGGGTGCAGCCCCCGAATGTAGAGGTTGGTCTTGCTGAGCTGGTCTGCAGCGCCCcccgcagggctgggggggcccaAGGGCTGCGCCGGTGGCACATAGgactgctgggggcagggagcagagagccaggctcagcacccaaccccccccccccccaaacccctggcgccccctcccccccaccaaaTCCCAGCCCCACGGGGGGATACTCAGCCCCCCCCTCAGGCAGCCAAgacccccgggggggggggacacacccAGGGATGAGTCCTGCACATCCTTAGACATCCCCCCCTCCAAGGCATgggaccacccccccccccggggtcTGCCCCCCATCCCCTGGGACacttcccacccctccctctGGGGGCTCCCCTCCTCTGTCCCCCAACCCCAGGGGGTCCCCAGGTTCCCCCCGCCCCGGTCCAAGCTCTACTGCAGCGTTCAGCTCCGGgatggaggagctggggttaAACACCCCCCAGGGTGCCCCCTTGGCACCCCCAGCTCaccaaggatggggctgggggggggggggtggtcacCCCCCGGGCAAGGGGTCCCACATCCACCCCTCagacccacccccccccgcggCACCTGCgcggtgcccccccccccccccccgccgcgtGTGCGGTGTCCTGGGGGTGATccgtggggggtgggggaggacgGACGAGTGCCcggtaagggggggggggggttggggggtggtcCACGCAGCTCCCGACCCtcccctggggggggggctgtgctgtgccccaaagagggaaactgaggcacggggCCGGCAGGACGCCCCCCGGGATGCGGTGAAAGGGAACCGAAGTTCACCCAAGTGGCCTCCCAACCCCTCCCGgtaccccccagcccccccccccccctgcgcCGCGTGTCCCCGGCCCAGCCCCGGGCCCGTCCCCTTCTCCCCCGGTGCCGGCGGGATGCACAggggcccggccccgccgtgCCCGAAGCTCTCCCCGAGCCGAGCCCCGGGCACCCAACGGGAACCGGCGAAGGGCAGGCGGcgctgggtgggtggggggggtggggggtatcccccctgccccccagctcgtCCCCGCGGCGCCCCGGGGTGGGGGCTGTCCCGCGGCCAGCATTCCCGCAGCCGCATCACGGCCCAAGGGCTGGGCCCGGGCCCGGGCCCGGGGGAGGCCCCGGGCggggtgcgggggggggggagggggtggaaggggcagcgcaggggcagcggaggggctgcggggaggggcgggggggccGCGGCGGTACCTTCTTGCCGCTCTTGTTGTAGGCGAAGGCGGGCAGGCCGGAGCGCGGCGGGACCGAGAGCAGCATTTTCGGGAGCGCGGAGGGGCCGGGGCAGGCCGGGAGCCAGGCGGGCCCGCGCCTGACGTCACGCCCGGGAGCCAGCCTCGGAATCCGGGCTGGAGCCGCGCAGGACGGGTCCTAACGCCGCGCACGgggccccccctcccccccccggcaTCCCggttacccccccccccccccccccgccgccgctcgcCCCCGATGGCCGTGGCGGGAgggggacggggggggggggaacacgcGAACGCGCacacattcccccccccccccccaacccctacCCGGGGGGTTGGGCCGCGCTCCCTTCCCGCTCCACGAGGAGCCCTCCCCGCGTGCCGCCGGTACCACCGGGGGGGGGTTCGCTCGGCGCCCGCGGGAGCGATGGCGGCGGCGGGAAAGGTGGGGGCGGGAGGGCACAGCACGGCCCGGATCTAGGCccgggggcgggaggggggcgcggggcgggggggaaggcctgttggtggtggggggggggggtgtcactGAGGAGCTAACCCCGGCGCCGGGGGCAGCCCCGAGGCGCTGGGCACGGAGGGGCCGGTGCCGCCCGGTGGGTGCCGCGCGGGCCCTTTAAGGGCGGGCCCAGGCCGATGCTCCGCCTCGCCCTCGCCCCGCCCCTCGCCCCGCTCCGGCCGCCGCCGTCGCCCCGCCCCTCGCCGCCCGCGCCCTGGGCGCGGCCATGTTTGAACCGCCGGTCACGTGCCCGCgcgcttccccctccctccctccctcccctccccgtcACGTGACCGCCCCCCGCCGGCTCCTCCCACGGCCTGGGGCTCCGCCTCCCTCCCGTGCGCCCCGCGGCGCTGCGCTGGCgttgggcggggggggggggctgcaggaaaggggGTCCTGAGCCTCCCCATGGGGGGGCCTGTGGTATCCTGGGGGGCGGGATGGGGGCACCTGAGGCcgcctggtgattctgtggggcagggtgaggggtcCTGAGGGCAGCTTGAGGGTCCGTGGGGCAGGATGGGGAGACCTGGGCGGGGGTCTGtggagcaggatggggacacCTGGGCGGGGGTCTGTGGAGCAGGATGGGGAGACGTGGGGGAGGGTCCGTGGGGCAGGATGGGGAGACGTGGGGGAGGGTCCGTGGGGCAGGATGGGGAGACCTGAGAATCCCGGCGGGGGCACTCACGGGGCAGGACAGGGGGTACTGGGGCACGTGGAGGCACCTGTGGGGGTCCGGGGCAGGGTGGAGGGTCCTGGCGGGGGTCTGtgcacccctgagcagaggtCGGTGGGGCAGGATATGGCTCTGCGGGGCNNNNNNNNNNNNNNNNNNNNNNNNNNNNNNNNNNNNNNNNNNNNNNNNNNNNNNNNNNNNNNNNNNNNNNNNNNNNNNNNNNNNNNNNNNNNNNNNNNNNNNNNNNNNNNNNNNNNNNNNNNNNNNNNNNNNNNNNNNNNNNNNNNNNNNNNNNNNNNNNNNNNNNNNNNNNNNNNNNNNNNNNNNNNNNNNNNNNNNNNNNNNNNNNNNNNNNNNNNNNNNNNNNNNNNNNNNNNNNNNNNNNNNNNNNNNNNNNNNNNNNNNNNNNNNNNNNNNNNNNNNNNNNNNNNNNNNNNNNNNNNNNNNNNNNNNNNNNNNNNNNNNNNNNNNNNNNNNNNNNNNNNNNNNNNNNNNNNNNNNNNNNNNNNNNNNNNNNNNNNNNNNNNNNNNNNNNNNNNNNNNNNNNNNNNNNNNNNNNNN
This genomic window contains:
- the LOC128899153 gene encoding RNA-binding motif, single-stranded-interacting protein 2-like, with translation MLLSVPPRSGLPAFAYNKSGKKQSYVPPAQPLGPPSPAGGAADQLSKTNLYIRGLHPGTTDQDLVKLCQPYGKIVSTKAILDKTTNKCKGYGFVDFDSPTAAQKAVTALKASGVQAQMAKQQEQDPTNLYISNLPLGVDEQELEALLKPFGQVVSTRILRDPHGASRGVGFARMESTEKCEAVISHFNGKYIKTPPGVPAPPDPLLCKFADGGQKKRQSQGKFVPNGRAWTRDGDAGTVTLAYDPATALQNGWLHPYPPPPNRFYPAPYGLAPSRMLAPTALAPYLPSPVSSYQVHGPAWMHQSYLVQPTGAVLAPAVDHAVPLQPSVVAPLAQQLGHLSLGSAGTYVPTAAAVPGAFLPPYPPVPPTLPLEDASAAPSHGPIESPSEPGAFPYPYPK